Within the Dermacentor silvarum isolate Dsil-2018 chromosome 8, BIME_Dsil_1.4, whole genome shotgun sequence genome, the region CATCTGTTTGTTCCGGAATACGTGTAAAATTTAAACCTGAACACGAGTCGGCAATGACATCTTTTTGTTGGTTCAAAACTAAGGTGCTATGGCATATTATTTCTTCCCGAGGTGGTTTGCTACTTCTTGCTTAACAGAACAAATATTTGGGCGAATaggcatagcctcctctataacttttgaaaagtatagaggaggctatggaaCAGGCTAACTTCAAATTAAGGAACAAAGCACAAACGAATACATAGTGACGAAATATAAAGAAGTTACGGGACAGGCGCTCATACCGTcgttctttgttttgtttttttccccttctttctcGTACGTGTTTATGCTTGCGCTGTGTTTCTTAAGATGATGTTATTTCTTTGTCGGCGGCGTTAAGCTAAGGATTCTTTTGTCACAACTCCTCTTTCCCTTATTCCTCAAACCGCTGGGTTACGCCACCGTAGCGGACATGTCTTCCAATCGTCACTCAGCCCCTGTTTGCCTTCCGTCGACTGCTGTTCGCACTCACCTCCgaatcctccgccgccgccgcctccgctgGATACAGCCTTGACTTCGTAGACCTCGTGGCcgtcgccaccgccgccaccaccccCGAAGCCACCTCCGGCACCGCCTCCGAAGCCACCTCCGAAGCCGCCACCGAAGCCGCCTCCGCCGCCTCCGCCTCCTCCGCCACCGCCGCCCTGAACTTGGGCCTGGCCTTCCATGGCGACCACGTAGCCTACGGGACCGACGCGAGGCCTGATCGGCTTGCTAGGGAACTTGTTTGGAATCTGTAGGCCAGAAAAAGGAAGACAAATGTATTAAGATTGTTATCGGAATTACCATCACCTTAGTCAGCCCTATTACGTCCATTAAAAAGCGAAAGTCCTACTCAACTCTGTTCACTTGCACCTGTCTTCTGCGTAAGCCTCGCACCACTTTTTGGCCAAGAACATTCGTGTATCACCCATTCATTGCCCGTTGGCTGTAATTGGTTTGTTTTCACTCTCCTCCGTGTTGTTTGCGTATCTTCCTGCTTCAAACACTTGATGAAGGAAGCACTGCCGTAGTGTCACCACTTTGATCAACTGTTTTCCAGATCACCCTGCTCGTTCCAGATCATTACCACTGTTGCTATTTGGGTTCGTAAGATGGTTCTTGTTCCTTTCGAAATTCATCCCCGCCGTGGTTGGTTCAAGTACTGAcgcagttctttttttctttttctttccgaaGTCATAGCACACGAAGTAAAATGAACTGAAGGCAGGGTGACTGATTACTTCCTTGCATAGAAAAGTGTGAGAATTAGCAAGTAAATTACTTCCCAATTGATCATTATAAGGACTGTAGTCGGTGTTTCTAAGATTAAAACAATTCCAGTGAGAGGAGCTCAAGCAGACGCTGTCTGCGCATTATAGTGACTCTCTCTAAACGTGGCGTATGTAGCACAGCAAGGAGTTGTCTGGACGAAGTCTCTGAACAGACGTGTTGCCAGCCGCGCACGCGCCGAGCCTTCCGTGGCGGCGAAGCGGTCGGTGTCAGCCGTGAGGTCAGTTCACGAAACGAGGCCGCCAACACTCGCCGCGAACCGCCATCGCCCTCGCGTGTCCCGCCCGGAGAGGTGGACGCATCGCCAAGCGCCCAGAGCGATTATCCCGGTCGTCTCGCGGAAGTTATTACCAAGCAGCTGATTTGCTGCTATACTCCCGTGGCCGGATATCGTCCACTTCTATATCGTCCCGGCTATAACAAGGAAGAtccaaacacgcacacacacaacaaagGCACGCCGAGCGCCGTATACACGGGTGTATCCTGAAGGCGGTGTGGCATTTTCTTTACCGCGCTTTACTATCCGCCGGCATCCTCATCGAGCAGTTCGCGCACGAAATGCTGTCTTTGTTTTAGactgtatttctttctttatggTTCTTCCGCAAGTTCCCGGCCGACGTTCCCTCTCTTTTACTCTTTAcgttggttttctttctttcagcaaGGCTGCCGAGCTCCTGCTGTACGCGGTCGTGAGTCGCGTGTCATGTTTCCGTCCATGACGGCGAGGAAAGAGGAAAACTTCAGATCGTATCCAATTCGGCGCTCACTCTCGGGGTTTGCCAACATGGGAAGTGGAGTGTTGCTGTTGAAATTACTTTTTGGGGGCACAGGCGCCGTTCAGGTAGTTGTTCCGTACACAGCACACGCTCTTTCCAGTATTGTGGACGATAGCAGATCTATGTCGAAATTGGATATTGAAACGCAAGTGAAGGCTGATCCTGATAATAATCATGGAGTGCTTTTAATTTAGTACGCTATGATTTTATATTAAAGTAAAGCTCCACGAGATGAACAAAGAGCCAGAACCAATAACGCAGCCGGGCTTTGTTTTCGTGCTCCGCAGTCAGAGCACGTTACTCCAGGTTTACGGcaatgaacaaaatgtatagTATTACGAAATAGTATTTTTAAGGTAAAATAAATGTTTTAGTAGGTCTAAAGGTGTATGTCTTGGTTAacggtctttttttcttttgggcATTCATTATATTCTCAGCAGCTTTAACTGTAGACAGACAGGCAGCTGCTATGTCTAAGCTGCAAGGTAGAGGACGTTATTAGCtatattttaacgcgaaagcgttaagggccccgtgtcgcagaaaatccggtgtcagcgTTGGCTTCGGCCGGGTTgtccggccaagaaaatcatcccgaaccacgccgacaACGACGGCCCTCCgagtggcgcagaggcgctggtgaactaattgattatctcaaagtaaaatgcgtagcAAAATCGTTaagtgcgacttaaccacaacctacaggcatgatagcgtcggattataactttaatatcatcatcatcatcaccatcatcatcatcagcagcctatatttaggtccactgcaggacgaaggcctctccctgcaatctccaattacccctgtcttgcactagcgtattccaacttgcgcctgcaaatttcctaacttcatcatcccacctggttttctgccgtccttgactgcgcttcccttctcttggtatccattctgtaaccctaatggtccaccggttattgaatatatttgaatataggagaaaataTAATTTTGTTACCCGGAAACCCGaacacaaacaccttttccagcatttctaccattcataccgCGGCGCCCTCCAGTCGGAGGTCCTTGCAAAAACGCCATTCCGATGGCGCTCGCcttctcggcagcggcgcgcccaGGCGAAAGGGCACAAAAAAAGCAGCAGTTGCCGGGAAGACTGACAAATAgacagggatcttttaatgctatcgcgttccactcttaaaggcgaagcttaacaGTCCTCCAAATTTTTGGTCTCGTGTAAGATGTTCTCATTAATAGAGGGACCGCTGCACGTTGTGAGTTGCATTTGACAAAAAATATTTTTGCCATGGAACTAGACAAATCGGCAAATCTATAGGTAACCACGGTCGACATCAGAAGCATGTCAGAGGCTTATGTTCTCTGCGAGTTGTAACATGAAATTAGCATTTGATGACCTAAGTGTAGTTCATATAGCATTGTTTTATTCACGTAAATGACTACTAACATTTTCACGCGTCAGATTTAAAAATTTTGTGGCCTGAAATTCGACTAAGTACTCCAACCCGGCTTACCGCTGAAACAATAGCCTCTGACGACCACTGGATATTTTCCAACTCCAGCCGCTTGACGATTCATTAAATGTCTCAAGGCGCTCAGTGCCCTTGTGTCTCCCGTCGGGTCTCCTATGTCTGccttacatttcgcccccatttaaGTGTAGCGTTTCGATAGCCGTAGAAAAGAGAAGCATGAATGTATACTGGCGGCTCCTTTCCAACACTTTAACTTCGGGTTGCCCTCTTTCCAACCactatatcccccaccccagtacagggtagcacaccggaaactcgcctctgttaacctccctgcctttcctctctctctctctctctctctctctctccgaaacTAGCGCGCGCATTTCAGTTTAAAGGATTTCCCACGCATTAAATTGAAACTGAAGAGCAGCACCAGGGTTATTGTGATATTTTTTAACAGTCATCAGTTCGCATTTATTTAATGGAAAAAAACTTTGCTATAAGCGTAGTCATCCATTGGAAAGGTTTTCGTGTTTTAATTAcaaatttcaaattattttcatGATCAGAAAAATAGCAGTGCGGTTAAAGGAACGAGTTACAGACACACATTCTTTGACTAATAAAATTAAATTCTTATCCTGCATTTTTGTCTGTAGTGCTTTCCTTTACCACACGCCTATGAGTATCCTCATCCTGCACTTCGGTGCTTTGCGCTGTTCTTGTATGACGAGTTTTACTTGGATGAAGCACGTTCGAGTCCTGCACAATATCCTCCCCAAACACGCGCCCGTCCTTGTGCTCTTCTCGTCCATGTTTGTACTGCGTAGCGCCTTGCTTCACAATGTACAACCGACTCGCTCAACCACATGCCCTATTGAACAACACATTGCCTCCACCAAAACGGCACGATGCTATTGGGCAGCGTCTAAAAGGCAGTTCGTCGGGTACGCTATACACGAGCAGCTCCTGTCATATTCCATAGCCACTACAGAACATTCCTCGTACACGTGCTAAGCCCAACTGCTCCAACTGATTTTCCGTCTTCAACTGCATCTTGCCTTTCTTTTAGTGACAGCTGTATTTAAATTTCTCCCTGATAATTACACGCGTATTTCTCTACACACGTTCATTCTTATTGATCATTATGTTCGTTAACGAAAACGCCATATCAATCCCCGTCTTTAAAtgtttaaatattttaaataaaaataccttatctctctctctttctcttatgCTGAGCGCCATGTCATTCCATCTGAACACACTCTACCTGGACGTGCTGGAAGTCGATGGGCACTGAGCTGGTGTCGACGTGGGCGGTAAAGCGGCGCAGCGTAGTGACTAGCCtgccgccgcctcctcctcctcctcctcctccaccgcCACCTCCTCCATTCTTGATGACGATGACGTTGGCGGTGTCTCCACCACCTCCGCCACCACCGAtggcaccgccaccaccaccgccgccgccgcctccgctgaCCACGGTTGAAGGAACTTCGATGGCTGCAAGAGAGTTACGACACAGCTCTCTGAAGCATTCAAGCATGGGAGagaaaataggggggggggggggggggtaaaaatgTGGGCAACACTGCATTTTCATTTAATTGCATAACTTACATGTTGCATTTTGCATACAGCTAGCTAGCAATCATTTATTTTTCCTATAAAATAATTGTCGTTTCGTTTATTGTATACTAATGAAACCGCCACGGCATCGACTTGCTGTTCTAATTCTGCATTTACCAGGTAGTATAGGAATTTTCTGTTGCTGTTGAAGTCCGTTCTTAACTTTTTCCTGTTATTCCCTTTTATCAGCGAAGGTCGTGCTTGTGCTCCTTTAGTCCTTTCAATTTTCGCTCTTTTTCAACCTTCGTTTTTCATGTTATGCTTTGTTCAACGTAAACCGTGGTTTAATTCATTTTCAATCATAATCTATTTATTGCTGACTCTCATATCATTAcatacttttctttctttgcccCCATGGGGCTTCGGTGATTCTCAGTTTCGGAACAGCAACCTTTTTTTAGCTTCACATGTTCCATCAGCGGTGAACTCCAGCCCTCATCAACTGTCTTTTCACTATAGTGAAATTGAAAGCAGACATGGATACCAGAAAGGGCACAGGACACATGAAGCGCTTCGTGTTccctgtgccctttcttgtgttCTTGTCTATCCGCGCTAAAATAATTTCTCAATATCTTTGTTCTCCATAGAGCAACATATTCTGCTGCCCTCAACCGCCAGATATCGAAGGCATCTTTGCCTGAAAGCGTGCTCCTTTGCAATAACCTTCATATAAAGGTGAAGCCAGCTTTCCTCTGCACAAGCACCAACGTTTCGGGAAACCTACCACGGGTCGGAAAAATAGCTACACTCTAAAGATATCCTCATTGTCGTGCCGTCTTAAAGTGTGCAGTCTTTTTCAAAAGTACCTGGACCACATCGTCAACTAGTGCAACTGTCGCTATGCCGCACAGGGGCGAGAAAGCAGAACAGGTAATGCAGTTGATCCCGATGGAAgcatgggctagttggttcggcAGTAGAATTGTACAGCATAGCGAAAAGCTTGGACGTGAAGGAAACGTAAGTCTTCCTTTCTCGCCTGTGTGTATCTTGTATCTGTTTTTCGCCCATGTCTCTTGCGCTGTTTTGCCATTCGTAAAGAAGAACAGAACGTTTTCCTTCTGCTGGCTGTCTATCTGCTCTCCGACATCCGGTTGTGTTATGGGATGAACGTCCCCGTGTGGGGTGAAGTTTTGTACTAGTGATATGATGGTCCCTGCAGCAGGCGAGAGTGAATGAGAAGGTCCATCGTGGATTAACGCTGCCTTCCAAACTGCGTCTTCTCGGCGATTGCAATCTTGCTCACAAACATTTAGTCGTAGTTTTGAAGTATATGCTATGTCTGAAGCATGTGGAATTAGTGTCCGCTGAAAATGCGCAATCTATTTAGAAATCTTGCTTATCAAATGAAGTGATTGCCAGATCTACTTGTAGTGCATAAATTAGACTAGATGGTGCATTTAGTTTGCTTGTATAAGCAGCAGTAGCTGGCTTTTAATGTTGAAGGCGTAGCATGGGGAGCCAACTGTCAAAGTGCTAAATTTCTTCGCGATTAATTACGTTAATTTATTCCTGCTACTTGCACCTCAGGTTCAGCACCCTATCTTTCTGTCCCGTGAGTTACTGTTCGTGTGCTTCAGGGAAATAACACCAAATTGTCCTGCTGCATTCTAATCCTCACTTTTAATACCACGCTTCACAGTGTTGTGTTCAAGTTTTGAGCAGTAGTTCATCGATCATCATTAATATAGTAGCCTCATGAATTTTAACAAATTTTAGTGCTTTCCTACTAGAAAAATAAACACGCTTTTAACTAAATTTATGTATCTTTATTCACCCGTAAAATGTTACCATTCAGAGTGATTCAGGGCACCCTCCTCATTACACAGACTGATATAAACCACATCAAATGATTCTCAATAGCTAGGGAACTGTACGCATAGGGATAGTATGAACTAGAGGTGTAAATAGCAAGTGCTGGTCGCATTTCTTCTCTGTTTTAAACCGACACTTGACAATATTTCTGGCTGCAAGTTCATCAAGTCCGTCCATTCTAACAGAGAATGCGTTCTTGTCATTGTCAGTTGAAAGTGCACCAGTATTTTCTAAGTCGACggccgacgacaacgacgtgtaATGTCACCTGGTATAAAGCACAAGAATGCATAAATTATGGCACGCCTTGATTTACCCAGCAGCGTTTTAGGTTCCGAGGCCGCATTCCAAATGTAGAAGGCCCGTTACGGTCTCCAGAAGGATCACGTGAACATCCACAGCCAAATTTTCACTTTCATAACGCTAGCGTCCGTACTATTGCGACCAGCGAAGCAGCAATCGGGCCCAACCTGCCTCTATGAAAGGCTATTGGCCTAAGTTCCCACGTTGTTTCTCGCTTTTCGCCATTCGAATCTCTTTTATTTCCCATTCCAGCATATCTAGCCTATACAGTAATGGCTGCTCCAACTTTTCGTGGCCTCGACAAATTTAGCATGTGACACGGGACAAAAAAGAAGAATGAAAACATTCCATAGATTAATCTTCACCTCCTAAGCTTCTCGTAGTGCGCGCCATCCGTTGCGTGCTGGAGTCGACTGAAAATAATGAGCCACATCTCATCGTGCCTAAATATATGTTGGTGCATTAACGATCTGGCGAAGAGAGAGCGAATATATAGTAGCGGCAAATCTGACCTTGGACGCTGACGGcgtggccgccgcctccgccgcctcCGCCTCCTCCGTGGCCACCACCGAATCCACCTCCGCCTAACCCGCCTCCGaatccgccgccgccaccaccgtagccaccgccgccgccgccgaagcctccgccgccgccgccgaagcctccgccgccgccgccaagtCCTCCAGCCAGGGTCAGACCCCAGCAGAGGGACAGTATCAAGCCCTGTTGGTGTTGGACAGTCGGGAAAGACGACACGTCGTAAATGTCAGTGCTGCATTGGAGGCATTTGGTCGAAACCATGCGGTCAATTATTTCATTACTAACAACAGCGCAAAAAATAGGGACGGAGAAAGTCGCAAGAACGGCAGAAGCAAGGCACCGTTCAGCGCCCTTTTCCTGTTGTTGTGGCGTCTTTCTCCGCCCGTGTTTGTTGTGGTGTTCTTAATAATGAGCCAACCTTTCCAGTTTGCTGTTCTCCTATTACTATCGTCAGTGGCCAACTAAAGCATCGGTTTCAACTTCAACTGGCGTCGCGAAATACAGGCGGAATAATAGCAATACGATATATATGGAGATGATTACATTTACAAGTACTTTCTGGGCTCGAGGCAGCTTTAGAGACTGCAAACAAGTCACTTTTGGTGAACcaggaagccgcttcgaaaccATCAGAGCCCTTTTTATATCGAAACAATGCTGAAGTACTCATTTCGCGCACTCAAAATTACTCCGACGAAGACGGTAGCTGTACCATTACGTTGAATCTCGTTGATCTGTTTTCGATGGTGTCTCGAACGGCTTGACTTAAGGAATTCAGTGGCCTGTGTATATAAAGTAAGCTGGTTATACAGGTTTGAAGGgcacaaaagcaactaaggcACATTGAATAAGTAGTGAAAAGGGATCCATGTTTATCCCGATAACCATTCTCTATGAAAATATGCCTTGAGAGGCCACGCTGGGAACTTGTCATCCTTGCGGCGATCCCCGTTATGAAGAAGTCCGCTTGCTTTGCTCTTCTGGCTCCAAACACCCATAACAGTTACTACTACACTGTGGGCGTACAGAACTGCACCACTTTCAGCTAAGCGGCAACCAGAGAAAACAGTCGAAATATCTGCGTAGGGAGGAAGTTGCTACAGTTGTAGCATACAAGTGTGCGAAGTGCTGGGCTTGCGTAAGTAACCTGCCATTTACCATTTAATTAAGGACGCAAGTGTAAATAAGGCTAACTTATAGTCTACGACGTTTATCTAACACATGCAGAAACCCCAAGTAAGCGCATTACTCGGCAAAACTTGAGTCACTGGAGAAGAGCGGCTCCAAGGCACCAGCAAGTGCAACATCAAATAACCGTTTTCATTTCCGCGAATCACGTAACTGTAGATTAAATATCTAAAACGACCAAGTACATCCTCTGAATTACAGTTACACTGTATAGAACCCCTTCCTGCAGATGTTTATCCAAAAGGAAACTGAAGATCCAGTATCTTTTCCTAAACTCCGATGTGACACAACCGCTTCCGAAGTCGATGGAGTCTCTTatcttaacaaaaaagaaaacgttggAGAAAAACGAACATATTGTTACTGCTCAGTCCACTGTCTATACCCGCATTGAGCTGACTTCTCCTGACTCATCCACTGCCCAAACGCGGTGCCATTTCGGCCGGCTCTTCCTCGTATTGTCTGCGCGCTAGGCAGCTGCGGGAAAATAGAGACGCACCGGCTAGGCCGTGTGTTTTGACTGCCGCGCACGCAGACACTACTGGATGGCGTGTCTCTGCGGTGCGCGTGCATCTCTCGCCAGCTTCCTCCTCGTCGCTTCCTTCCTGCCTGCTTTTTCCATGCGTCCGGTAGCCGCCCCGTTCCGTCCGTCGCGCCGCGCCGCGTTTTTCGTCGtccggcgtcgccgccgccgccatagGAAGCGACCACTTCCTCTTACCTTTGTGATCGCCATGTGTCTGAGATCTCTGTACTGCGCCGTTTCGGCTCGGAGGCCTCGCTCAGCACTGATGCCGTGTCTCGGGTGGCAGGCGGCTTTTTATAAGGACTATACTCCTCTCTCCTGACTCTGCGCTGCCCGTGCTGTTCTCGGTCCGGGGCGAGGGTACTACTCGTTGGTGGCGGATGGGGGGGAGGAAGGAACCAGAGCCTGTCCGCCGTACGAGAAGAAAACGGTAAGGAGGCGAAGATGAAGCGAGCGAGGAGTGCGCCGCTTGCTTTCACCAGGGAGAAGAAGCCGCCGGACCCACATTTTCGCTCTCGGCGTTCCGTCCGGTGCCCCTTCTTGCCACTTCCCAGGTCCGGCCGGCCAGGAGAGGCGCGCGAGGGGTCCTCAGCGTCGTCGACCCGCGGGGAGATCAAGCAGAACAGAAGGTGTAACCAGCGTGtgcctttttctctttttttttctttttcttttcctctcccgACGGAACGCCGCTACTCACTCGGGAGGGCGGAACGAGCGGCGGGTGAAAGTGAAAGTCCGCGTCGAGGCGCAAACCGAACGAGAGCGAAAAGGGGGGTGCGAGGGGGGCGGTGAACGCCTGTAAGCACCGGTTTCCGGATTATCCTCGCGCCTCATATGACGCTCGCTTCTGTCTATAACTGCGTCGGTTGCGTCGTATACGTATACGCGCATCGGTGGAGTCTGGTAGCGCGTGCTGTTTCTGTAGAtcagaaagaaggaaaacaaatgAAAGACCATAAGGAATGCCGGATACGACATGAAGGTAGCTAGCCCACCCCGAAATATACTGTCCAGCCGTACTTACGATTTCAGCGTGCTCCAGTCATAAGGTGTAACGTCCGCGTGCTTTAACATTTGTTGCTTGTTCGGTGCTAAAATAACTGCTCAAGACTGCCCATTCGGGTACCCTCGATCTGTCGTAATTTTTTTCTTCGCTAAAGGAAATGTGCACTGCGTGAGCAGTGGCTGTGTTTCTGCAGCGTAGGCCAGAGACAGTTTTAGAGTGCATCATCACTTTAAAGACGAGGAAGCTCATTTGAGCTTGAAAGAAACAAGTTTGGTTGGTCACTGCTAGATGTAGATCTAAATATGAGCGACTACCTTCGGCCAAGTCTCTCCTGTTAACTACGTTGCTGATCCGGATATGCCTGCTTACAGATGTCGATATTTTCATAGTCTAAAGCGCTGTAGCCAACATGCATAGGCTGCTGTCGTTATGTGGCATCAAGTGCGAAAGACGAGGTACGAATCTGTTCCTAAAGAAAAGAACATGGTTGCTTCAAGCATTTCTTTTCACCTTAGTTGCATATTCATATTTCGCTCTCCATAGAATATGAATCCTTGCTTTAAGGAAGGCATAGTGCACTCCATAGAACAAAAATTCatgatcgccactcagcctctataatctctgcaggagtacgtttatctaggtcaattaatcacatgggaccgtgatcatgagaagaaaatttacagaagaataaaaatgggttgcagTTCATATGGCAGGAattgccgaatcctgactggaagcttaccactgtcaatGAAAATaatagtgtacaatcattgcgttctaccggtgctaacatatttgggccgaaatttggaggttaacagaaAGGCTctagaacaaattaaggaccacacaaagagccgtggaaggaaaaatgttaggcgtgacgttgagagacagaaagatagtggtgtggatcagagatcaaacggagataggtgatattctagttgacattaagagaaaaaaaattgagctgggcagggcatgtagTGCGCAGGGCAAATAAGtggtgaaccattagggttacaaaatTGGTGCCAAGgagagggaagcgcagtcgaggacggcagaggataggtgaggtgatgaaattaggaagtttgcaggtgcAATTTGCAATCAGAC harbors:
- the LOC119462037 gene encoding uncharacterized protein LOC119462037 yields the protein MAITKGLILSLCWGLTLAGGLGGGGGGFGGGGGGFGGGGGGYGGGGGGFGGGLGGGGFVQGGGGGGGGGGGGGFGGGFGGGFGGGAGGGFGGGGGGGYGGGGGGGGFGGGFGGGHGGGFGG